The Chryseolinea soli genome contains a region encoding:
- a CDS encoding DUF1801 domain-containing protein, with protein sequence MNKVRKIHPDFLYLLEFKEQKLIDLFKDLREYVLEIYPDSNELLYHTHALTTVFSISDKLSDAFCMLPIYTNHMNLGFSKGTLIKDPHKLLKGTGNLIRHVPVETPKDYRNAKIKDLIKSSVDFALQDMEKPTKSIGQVISKIKRAGKK encoded by the coding sequence ATGAATAAAGTTCGTAAGATACATCCTGACTTTCTTTATCTTCTGGAGTTTAAAGAACAGAAGCTCATCGATCTGTTCAAGGACCTTCGCGAATACGTGCTCGAAATTTATCCCGACAGCAACGAACTACTTTATCATACCCACGCACTGACCACCGTTTTCTCTATTTCAGACAAGCTATCCGATGCGTTTTGTATGTTGCCCATCTACACGAATCACATGAACTTAGGTTTTAGCAAGGGGACACTGATCAAGGATCCTCACAAACTGTTAAAGGGTACAGGGAATCTGATCCGGCATGTTCCCGTGGAGACGCCAAAAGATTACAGAAATGCAAAAATCAAGGACCTGATAAAATCATCTGTCGACTTTGCTCTTCAGGACATGGAGAAGCCAACAAAATCGATCGGTCAGGTGATCTCTAAGATTAAGCGCGCCGGCAAAAAATAG
- a CDS encoding zinc-dependent metalloprotease, with translation MGIRFCFLLMVCATVNAYAQSPVGTTTIVPPQDTTKKESPVSVPAANDQSSSPRSYGNIVKANTETRKGIFTVHKTDNNYYFEIPDSLLGRDLLIVCRIAQGAAGIRPEYTGYAGDQVNNTVIRFEKGPSHKLFLRRITFEENAGDSTDAMYNAVVRSNLQPLVAAFGIGAYGPGNRSSLIDVTDYINGDNDIFFFNSAAKKTMRVGSLQTNTSYIKDVNAFPLNLEIRTIKTYVNNATDNNFTLELNTSVVLLPRKPMRKRFSDRRIGYFSERYTDYDANPQGVKVVNYIKRWRLEPKPEDVQKYMDGQLVEPQKPIIYYIDPATPKVWVPYLIKGVNDWRPAFEKAGFKNAIIALEAPSPKDNPNWSLEDSRHSAIVYKPSSFANAAGPIITDPRSGEILESHINWYHNLMSILQEWYMIQCGPNDPRAQKMKFDDDLMGQLIRSVASHEVGHSLGLTHNFGASASVPVEKLRDREWLAANGHTPSIMDYARFNYVAQPQDSVGERGLISRIGVYDLWAIEWGYRWFPQTKSAEEELPILNTWANERLRNDKLRFGSEFATGDPRSQTEDVGDNAMKAGEYGIRNLQRVVPNLIQWTYQPHEGYRSLQRMYTALTNQFDYYLGHAMTYIGGEYETLKSMDQPGPVYETVPVEMQRDAMDFLARQVFKTPTWLLDTAILTRTGQSPTTIVSRSQDMVLSGLLSSTNLSKIVTSQATYGPRAYQLIDFLDDLDEGMWTELTTYESISLYRRNLQRSYIDRLLDLATSTRSDREYRDVAPIILIKLGEIQQHIKKGMLKIKDVMSIYHLRYIDNKITIALADKR, from the coding sequence ATGGGTATTCGTTTTTGTTTCCTTTTGATGGTATGCGCCACCGTTAATGCTTACGCCCAGTCCCCGGTGGGAACTACCACCATCGTGCCACCCCAGGACACCACCAAGAAAGAGTCGCCGGTCTCGGTGCCTGCCGCCAACGATCAGTCGTCGTCACCGCGCAGCTACGGCAACATTGTGAAAGCCAACACGGAGACACGCAAAGGCATTTTCACCGTTCACAAAACCGACAACAACTATTATTTCGAAATTCCTGACAGCCTGTTGGGGCGTGACTTGCTCATCGTCTGTCGCATCGCACAAGGTGCCGCGGGGATTCGTCCTGAATACACCGGCTACGCAGGCGACCAGGTGAACAACACCGTGATCCGTTTTGAGAAAGGACCGAGTCATAAGCTGTTTCTGCGCCGCATCACCTTCGAAGAAAACGCAGGCGATAGTACCGACGCCATGTACAATGCCGTGGTGCGCTCCAATCTGCAGCCGCTGGTGGCCGCGTTTGGTATCGGTGCCTATGGTCCGGGCAACCGAAGCAGTTTGATCGATGTGACGGACTACATCAACGGAGATAACGATATTTTCTTTTTTAACTCCGCCGCCAAGAAGACCATGCGGGTGGGCAGCCTGCAAACCAACACGAGCTATATCAAAGACGTGAATGCGTTTCCCCTGAACCTGGAGATCCGCACGATAAAAACGTATGTGAACAACGCTACGGACAACAACTTCACGCTCGAGTTGAATACCTCGGTCGTGCTGTTGCCCCGGAAGCCCATGCGCAAACGCTTCTCCGACCGCCGCATCGGCTACTTCTCCGAGCGCTATACCGACTATGACGCCAACCCGCAAGGCGTAAAGGTGGTGAACTACATCAAGCGCTGGCGGCTGGAACCCAAACCGGAAGACGTACAGAAATACATGGATGGTCAACTGGTGGAACCTCAAAAGCCTATCATCTATTATATCGACCCGGCTACACCAAAAGTGTGGGTGCCCTATCTCATCAAAGGGGTGAACGACTGGCGGCCGGCATTTGAAAAAGCCGGATTTAAAAATGCCATCATTGCCCTGGAAGCACCCAGTCCAAAAGACAATCCCAACTGGAGCCTGGAAGATTCGCGGCACTCGGCTATCGTGTATAAGCCTTCGTCGTTTGCCAATGCCGCGGGGCCGATCATCACCGACCCCCGCAGTGGCGAGATCCTGGAAAGTCACATCAACTGGTATCACAACCTGATGTCTATTTTGCAGGAGTGGTACATGATCCAATGCGGACCCAACGACCCACGCGCACAAAAGATGAAGTTCGACGACGACCTCATGGGACAACTGATCCGCTCGGTCGCCTCGCACGAAGTGGGCCACTCGCTGGGGCTCACCCATAATTTTGGAGCCAGTGCTTCCGTGCCCGTGGAGAAACTTCGCGACCGTGAGTGGCTGGCAGCCAACGGACACACACCCTCGATCATGGACTATGCGCGCTTCAACTATGTGGCGCAGCCCCAGGATAGCGTAGGGGAGCGGGGCCTGATCTCGCGCATTGGCGTATACGACCTGTGGGCCATCGAGTGGGGCTACCGTTGGTTTCCCCAAACCAAGTCTGCCGAAGAGGAACTGCCCATCCTGAATACGTGGGCCAACGAAAGACTGCGCAACGACAAGCTTCGGTTCGGTTCAGAATTCGCCACGGGCGATCCGCGTTCGCAAACCGAAGACGTGGGCGACAACGCCATGAAAGCCGGCGAATACGGCATCCGCAATTTGCAGCGTGTAGTGCCCAACCTCATCCAATGGACCTATCAACCCCACGAAGGCTACCGCAGTCTCCAACGCATGTATACCGCCCTGACCAACCAGTTCGATTATTACCTGGGCCACGCCATGACCTACATCGGTGGTGAATACGAAACCCTGAAATCCATGGACCAACCCGGGCCGGTCTACGAGACGGTGCCCGTGGAAATGCAACGCGATGCTATGGATTTCCTGGCGCGCCAGGTTTTTAAAACGCCCACCTGGTTGTTAGACACGGCCATCCTCACGCGCACGGGACAATCGCCCACCACCATCGTCAGCCGCTCGCAAGACATGGTGTTGTCCGGCTTGCTCAGCAGCACGAACCTCTCAAAAATCGTGACCTCCCAGGCGACCTACGGCCCCCGCGCATACCAACTCATCGATTTCCTCGACGACCTCGACGAAGGCATGTGGACCGAGCTGACCACCTACGAAAGCATCAGCCTCTACCGCCGCAACCTTCAGCGCTCATATATAGACCGGTTGTTGGACTTGGCCACTTCCACGCGCTCCGACCGGGAGTATCGCGATGTGGCGCCCATCATCCTCATCAAACTCGGCGAGATCCAGCAGCACATCAAAAAGGGAATGCTCAAAATAAAAGACGTCATGAGCATCTACCACCTGCGCTACATCGACAACAAAATCACCATAGCCCTAGCCGACAAACGCTGA
- a CDS encoding DUF4142 domain-containing protein gives MKRTTLHFFAILTLGIALTGCGPKKEADSSETAKAENEEKFDTKASEKDADFVANAVAGNYAEIKMAELAKTRSANTEVQALAAMLVDDHTKVLTELKEFATQRGISIPLEEKDDAKEKVNDLSKQDAKDFDKQWCKTLVEKHEKTIQDFESTYDKTEDTTLKEWINQTLPSLKTHLDKLNTCEKNLKS, from the coding sequence ATGAAACGCACAACCCTCCATTTCTTTGCCATCCTGACACTTGGAATCGCCTTGACAGGCTGCGGCCCTAAAAAAGAAGCCGACAGCAGCGAGACCGCCAAAGCAGAGAACGAAGAAAAATTCGATACCAAGGCTTCCGAAAAAGACGCCGACTTCGTGGCCAATGCCGTGGCTGGAAATTATGCCGAGATCAAAATGGCTGAACTCGCCAAGACGCGCTCCGCCAACACCGAAGTGCAAGCCCTCGCTGCCATGCTGGTGGACGATCACACCAAGGTGCTTACCGAACTCAAAGAGTTCGCCACGCAACGCGGCATCTCCATCCCGCTGGAGGAAAAAGACGACGCCAAAGAAAAAGTGAACGACCTCTCGAAACAAGACGCGAAGGACTTCGATAAACAATGGTGCAAGACTTTGGTTGAAAAACACGAAAAGACCATCCAGGATTTCGAGTCGACCTACGACAAAACGGAAGACACTACTTTAAAAGAATGGATCAACCAAACGCTTCCCAGCCTGAAGACCCATTTAGACAAATTGAATACTTGTGAAAAAAATCTGAAGTCGTAA
- a CDS encoding ferritin-like domain-containing protein — MKTRETTIEVLNDLIRINNDRIAGYQKASSNTEITEADLKTLFHRMAQESRDYTEELAAEVISLGGRPASDTTTAGKIYRTWMDVKATFSGKDVHATLASCEFGEDAAQRAYHDAMDADLEPSVLGFVARQKALLKGSHDLVKRYRDQFAEV, encoded by the coding sequence ATGAAAACGAGAGAAACGACCATTGAAGTATTGAACGATCTCATCCGGATCAATAACGACCGTATCGCCGGCTATCAGAAAGCCTCCAGTAACACGGAGATCACCGAAGCCGATCTAAAAACGCTCTTTCACCGCATGGCCCAGGAAAGTCGCGACTACACGGAAGAGCTTGCTGCGGAAGTGATTTCCCTCGGCGGCAGACCTGCTTCCGACACCACCACGGCCGGCAAGATCTACAGGACTTGGATGGACGTTAAAGCCACCTTCAGTGGAAAAGATGTTCACGCCACCCTCGCCTCTTGCGAATTTGGTGAAGACGCCGCCCAACGCGCCTACCACGACGCCATGGACGCCGACCTCGAACCGTCGGTGCTCGGCTTCGTCGCCCGCCAGAAAGCCCTGCTCAAGGGCTCGCACGATCTGGTCAAACGCTACCGCGATCAATTTGCTGAAGTATAA